One stretch of Gambusia affinis linkage group LG05, SWU_Gaff_1.0, whole genome shotgun sequence DNA includes these proteins:
- the rabac1 gene encoding prenylated Rab acceptor protein 1: protein MSSGAPKGENCLVDMDSKAGDLFGAEHAHPTGTGGNGATGVLAKLWLPKGLSVSVAKEWFDRRRMSIRPWASFVDQRKFSKPRNFGELCQRVMKNVEVYNSNYTFIFLGLILYCIISSPMLLIALAVFAGAFYIIHLKSLESKLVVLGKELTVPHQMSLAGAISLPVFWLAGAGAAVFWVLGATLFVIGSHAAFRQLEGTDLDELLMEPV, encoded by the exons ATGTCCTCAGGTGCACCAAAGGGAGAGAACTGCCTTGTGGACATGGACAGCAAGGCTGGAGATCTGTTTGGTGCAGAGCATGCTCATCCGACTGGAACGGGGGGTAACGGTGCTACTGGAGTCCTGGCCAA GCTGTGGCTTCCAAAAGGCCTCTCAGTCAGCGTGGCTAAAGAATGGTTTGACCGCCGCAGGATGTCCATTCGACCGTGGGCCAGTTTTGTTGACCAGCGGAAGTTCTCAAAACCTCGAAACTTTGGAGAGCTCTGCCAGAGGGTGATGAAGAACGTGGAGGTTTACAACAGCAACTACACCTTCATCTTTCTGGGTCTCATCCTCTACTGCAT CATCAGCTCACCCATGCTGCTGATTGCCTTGGCTGTGTTTGCTGGTGCCTTCTACATAATCCACCTCAAGTCTCTGGAGTCCAAGCTGGTTGTTCTTG GTAAAGAGCTCACCGTCCCCCACCAGATGAGTTTAGCTGGAGCCATCTCTCTGCCCGTGTTCTGGTTGGCAGGAGCCGGCGCTGCTGTTTTCTGGGTTCTTG GAGCTACGTTATTTGTAATTGGCTCCCATGCCGCCTTCCGGCAGCTGGAGGGAACAGACTTGGATGAGCTCCTTATGGAGCCCGTGTAA
- the atp1a3b gene encoding sodium/potassium-transporting ATPase subunit alpha-3b isoform X2: MGDKDDRSPKKKKGAKDMDDLKKEVPILEHKMSIEEVCRKFQTDMVQGLTNAKAAEFLIRDGPNALTPPPTTPEWVKFCRQLFGGFSILLWTGAILCFLAYAIQAATEDDPAGDNLYLGIVLTAVVVITGCFSYFQEAKSSKIMESFKNMVPQQALVIREGEKVQINAEEVVAGDLIEVKGGDRIPADVRVISAHGCKVDNSSLTGESEPQSRSPDCTHDNPLETRNIAFFSTNCVEGTARGIVIYTGDRTAMGRIATLASGLDTGKTPIAKEIEHFIHIITGVAVFLGVTFFILAIVLGYSWLEAVIFLIGIIVANVPEGLLATVTVCLTLTAKRMAKKNCLVKNLEAVETLGSTSTICSDKTGTLTQNRMTVAHMWFDNQIHEADTTEDQSGASFDKSSATWQALSRIAALCNRAQFKAGQDSMPILKRDVAGDASESALLKCIELSCGSVRQMRDRNKKVAEIPFNSTNKYQLSIHETEDPNDNRYLLVMKGAPERILDRCSTIVIQGKEQPMDEELKEAFQSAYMELGGLGERVLGFCHFLLPEDQYPKGFAFDTDDVNFQTENLCFVGLMSMIDPPRAAVPDAVGKCRSAGIKVIMVTGDHPITAKAIAKGVGIISEGNETVEDIAARLNIPVGQVNPRDAKACVIHGSDLKDLSQEQMDDILRNHTEIVFARTSPQQKLIIVEGCQRQGAIVAVTGDGVNDSPALKKADIGVAMGISGSDVSKQAADMILLDDNFASIVTGVEEGRLIFDNLKKSIAYTLTSNIPEITPFLFFIIANIPLPLGTITILCIDLGTDMVPAISLAYEAAESDIMKRQPRNPFRDKLVNERLISIAYGQIGMIQALGGFFSYFVILAENGFLPSRLLGIRLDWDDRSCNDLEDSYGQQWTYEQRKIVEFTCHTAFFVSIVVVQWADLIICKTRRNSVFQQGMKNKILIFGLFEETALAAFLSYCPGMDLALRMYPLKPSWWFCAFPYSFLIFVYDEVRKLILRRNPGGWVEKETYY, encoded by the exons ctggAACATAAGATGTCTATAGAGGAAGTCTGTAGAAAATTCCAGACTGATATGGTCCAG GGACTGACCAATGCCAAGGCAGCAGAGTTTCTGATCCGAGATGGTCCCAACGCTCTCACCCCTCCACCCACCACCCCGGAGTGGGTCAAGTTCTGTCGCCAGCTGTTTGGTGGGTTCTCCATCCTGCTGTGGACCGGGGCCATTCTCTGCTTTCTAGCCTACGCCATCCAGGCAGCCACAGAGGACGACCCTGCAGGCGACAAT TTGTACCTAGGTATTGTGCTCACAGCTGTAGTCGTCATCACTGGTTGCTTCTCATACTTCCAAGAGGCCAAGAGCTCCAAAATCATGGAGTCTTTTAAGAATATGGTGCCACAG CAAGCGCTGGTGATCCGTGAGGGTGAGAAGGTGCAGATCAATGCTGAAGAAGTTGTGGCTGGAGATCTGATTGAAGTGAAAGGAGGAGACAGGATCCCTGCTGACGTCAGGGTGATTTCTGCTCATGGCTGCAAG GTGGATAACTCCTCCTTGACAGGAGAATCGGAACCACAAAGCAGGTCACCTGACTGCACCCATGACAACCCTCTGGAGACCCGCAACATTGCTTTCTTCTCCACCAACTGTGTGGAAG GCACAGCACGTGGTATTGTCATCTACACTGGAGATCGCACAGCCATGGGTCGCATTGCTACTCTGGCCTCCGGTTTGGACACCGGCAAAACCCCCATCGCCAAGGAGATCGAACACTTCATCCACATCATCACGGGTGTCGCCGTCTTCCTGGGCGTGACCTTTTTCATCCTGGCCATCGTCCTGGGTTACTCCTGGCTGGAGGCTGTCATCTTCCTTATTGGCATCATTGTGGCTAATGTGCCTGAGGGACTGCTGGCCACTGTCACT GTGTGTCTGACTCTGACTGCCAAGCGTATGGCGAAGAAGAACTGCCTGGTTAAGAACTTGGAAGCTGTGGAAACCTTGGGCTCCACTTCCACCATCTGCTCTGACAAGACAGGCACCCTGACCCAGAACAGGATGACTGTAGCCCACATGTGGTTCGACAACCAGATCCATGAGGCTGACACCACCGAGGATCAGTCAG GTGCTTCTTTCGACAAGAGCTCAGCAACATGGCAGGCTCTGTCCCGTATTGCTGCTCTGTGTAACCGTGCGCAGTTCAAAGCCGGCCAAGACTCTATGCCCATCCTGAAGCGAGACGTGGCCGGAGACGCCTCAGAGTCGGCTCTGCTGAAATGTATCGAGCTGTCCTGCGGCTCCGTCAGGCAGATGAGGGACAGGAACAAGAAAGTGGCCGAGATCCCCTTCAACTCCACCAACAAATACCAG CTTTCAATACATGAGACAGAGGATCCCAATGACAACCGCTACCTGCTGGTGATGAAGGGCGCCCCTGAAAGGATCCTAGACCGTTGTTCAACCATCGTGATTCAGGGCAAAGAGCAGCCTATGGATGAAGAGCTGAAGGAGGCTTTCCAGAGTGCATACATGGAGCTGGGAGGACTGGGAGAGCGTGTACTGG GTTTCTGTCACTTTCTCCTGCCAGAAGACCAGTATCCCAAAGGTTTTGCCTTCGACACAGATGATGTTAACTTCCAGACGGAGAACCTTTGCTTCGTTGGCCTCATGTCCATGATTGATCCTCCTCGTGCTGCTGTGCCAGACGCAGTTGGAAAATGTAGATCCGCTGGTATCAAG GTCATTATGGTCACTGGTGACCACCCAATCACAGCCAAAGCCATTGCCAAGGGAGTGGGCATCATCTCAGAGGGAAACGAGACAGTGGAGGACATCGCAGCTCGTCTCAACATACCTGTTGGTCAGGTCAACCCAAG GGATGCCAAAGCTTGTGTGATTCATGGCTCGGACCTGAAGGACTTGTCTCAGGAACAGATGGACGACATCCTGAGGAATCACACAGAGATTGTGTTCGCTCGGACCTCCCCACAGCAGAAACTCATCATTGTGGAGGGATGCCAGAGACAG GGTGCCATTGTCGCTGTGACAGGTGATGGTGTGAATGACTCTCCTGCTCTGAAAAAGGCTGACATCGGTGTTGCCATGGGAATCTCAGGCTCCGATGTGTCCAAACAGGCAGCAGACATGATCTTATTGGATGACAACTTTGCCTCCATTGTCACTGGAGTGGAAGAAG GCCGGTTGATCTTTGATAACCTGAAGAAGTCCATCGCCTACACCTTGACCAGCAACATCCCAGAGATTACCCCCTTCCTGTTCTTCATCATCGCCAACATCCCCCTGCCTCTGGGAACCATCACTATCCTCTGCATCGATTTGGGAACTGACATG GTTCCCGCTATTTCTTTGGCTTATGAAGCAGCCGAGAGCGACATCATGAAGCGTCAGCCCAGGAACCCCTTCAGGGACAAGCTTGTAAACGAGAGGCTCATCAGCATCGCTTATGGACAAATCG GAATGATCCAGGCTTTGGGAGGCTTCTTCAGCTACTTTGTCATCCTGGCTGAAAATGGTTTCCTGCCCAGTCGACTTCTGGGCATCCGACTGGACTGGGATGACCGCAGTTGCAACGACCTGGAAGACAGCTATGGGCAGCAGTGG ACATACGAACAGAGGAAGATTGTCGAGTTTACTTGTCACACAGCCTTCTTTGTCAGCATCGTGGTGGTGCAGTGGGCCGATCTCATCATCTGCAAGACCAGACGTAACTCTGTGTTCCAGCAGGGCATGAA GAACAAGATTTTGATCTTCGGCCTGTTCGAAGAAACTGCCCTGGCTGCCTTCCTGTCCTACTGCCCTGGCATGGATTTGGCTCTCAGGATGTATCCTCTAAA GCCTTCCTGGTGGTTTTGTGCATTCCCATATAGTTTTCTCATCTTTGTTTATGATGAAGTACGAAAACTTATTCTCCGCCGGAACCCTGGCG GTTGGGTGGAGAAGGAGACATATTATTGA
- the atp1a3b gene encoding sodium/potassium-transporting ATPase subunit alpha-3b isoform X1 — protein MGYGRSDSYRVATTQDKDDRSPKKKKGAKDMDDLKKEVPILEHKMSIEEVCRKFQTDMVQGLTNAKAAEFLIRDGPNALTPPPTTPEWVKFCRQLFGGFSILLWTGAILCFLAYAIQAATEDDPAGDNLYLGIVLTAVVVITGCFSYFQEAKSSKIMESFKNMVPQQALVIREGEKVQINAEEVVAGDLIEVKGGDRIPADVRVISAHGCKVDNSSLTGESEPQSRSPDCTHDNPLETRNIAFFSTNCVEGTARGIVIYTGDRTAMGRIATLASGLDTGKTPIAKEIEHFIHIITGVAVFLGVTFFILAIVLGYSWLEAVIFLIGIIVANVPEGLLATVTVCLTLTAKRMAKKNCLVKNLEAVETLGSTSTICSDKTGTLTQNRMTVAHMWFDNQIHEADTTEDQSGASFDKSSATWQALSRIAALCNRAQFKAGQDSMPILKRDVAGDASESALLKCIELSCGSVRQMRDRNKKVAEIPFNSTNKYQLSIHETEDPNDNRYLLVMKGAPERILDRCSTIVIQGKEQPMDEELKEAFQSAYMELGGLGERVLGFCHFLLPEDQYPKGFAFDTDDVNFQTENLCFVGLMSMIDPPRAAVPDAVGKCRSAGIKVIMVTGDHPITAKAIAKGVGIISEGNETVEDIAARLNIPVGQVNPRDAKACVIHGSDLKDLSQEQMDDILRNHTEIVFARTSPQQKLIIVEGCQRQGAIVAVTGDGVNDSPALKKADIGVAMGISGSDVSKQAADMILLDDNFASIVTGVEEGRLIFDNLKKSIAYTLTSNIPEITPFLFFIIANIPLPLGTITILCIDLGTDMVPAISLAYEAAESDIMKRQPRNPFRDKLVNERLISIAYGQIGMIQALGGFFSYFVILAENGFLPSRLLGIRLDWDDRSCNDLEDSYGQQWTYEQRKIVEFTCHTAFFVSIVVVQWADLIICKTRRNSVFQQGMKNKILIFGLFEETALAAFLSYCPGMDLALRMYPLKPSWWFCAFPYSFLIFVYDEVRKLILRRNPGGWVEKETYY, from the exons ctggAACATAAGATGTCTATAGAGGAAGTCTGTAGAAAATTCCAGACTGATATGGTCCAG GGACTGACCAATGCCAAGGCAGCAGAGTTTCTGATCCGAGATGGTCCCAACGCTCTCACCCCTCCACCCACCACCCCGGAGTGGGTCAAGTTCTGTCGCCAGCTGTTTGGTGGGTTCTCCATCCTGCTGTGGACCGGGGCCATTCTCTGCTTTCTAGCCTACGCCATCCAGGCAGCCACAGAGGACGACCCTGCAGGCGACAAT TTGTACCTAGGTATTGTGCTCACAGCTGTAGTCGTCATCACTGGTTGCTTCTCATACTTCCAAGAGGCCAAGAGCTCCAAAATCATGGAGTCTTTTAAGAATATGGTGCCACAG CAAGCGCTGGTGATCCGTGAGGGTGAGAAGGTGCAGATCAATGCTGAAGAAGTTGTGGCTGGAGATCTGATTGAAGTGAAAGGAGGAGACAGGATCCCTGCTGACGTCAGGGTGATTTCTGCTCATGGCTGCAAG GTGGATAACTCCTCCTTGACAGGAGAATCGGAACCACAAAGCAGGTCACCTGACTGCACCCATGACAACCCTCTGGAGACCCGCAACATTGCTTTCTTCTCCACCAACTGTGTGGAAG GCACAGCACGTGGTATTGTCATCTACACTGGAGATCGCACAGCCATGGGTCGCATTGCTACTCTGGCCTCCGGTTTGGACACCGGCAAAACCCCCATCGCCAAGGAGATCGAACACTTCATCCACATCATCACGGGTGTCGCCGTCTTCCTGGGCGTGACCTTTTTCATCCTGGCCATCGTCCTGGGTTACTCCTGGCTGGAGGCTGTCATCTTCCTTATTGGCATCATTGTGGCTAATGTGCCTGAGGGACTGCTGGCCACTGTCACT GTGTGTCTGACTCTGACTGCCAAGCGTATGGCGAAGAAGAACTGCCTGGTTAAGAACTTGGAAGCTGTGGAAACCTTGGGCTCCACTTCCACCATCTGCTCTGACAAGACAGGCACCCTGACCCAGAACAGGATGACTGTAGCCCACATGTGGTTCGACAACCAGATCCATGAGGCTGACACCACCGAGGATCAGTCAG GTGCTTCTTTCGACAAGAGCTCAGCAACATGGCAGGCTCTGTCCCGTATTGCTGCTCTGTGTAACCGTGCGCAGTTCAAAGCCGGCCAAGACTCTATGCCCATCCTGAAGCGAGACGTGGCCGGAGACGCCTCAGAGTCGGCTCTGCTGAAATGTATCGAGCTGTCCTGCGGCTCCGTCAGGCAGATGAGGGACAGGAACAAGAAAGTGGCCGAGATCCCCTTCAACTCCACCAACAAATACCAG CTTTCAATACATGAGACAGAGGATCCCAATGACAACCGCTACCTGCTGGTGATGAAGGGCGCCCCTGAAAGGATCCTAGACCGTTGTTCAACCATCGTGATTCAGGGCAAAGAGCAGCCTATGGATGAAGAGCTGAAGGAGGCTTTCCAGAGTGCATACATGGAGCTGGGAGGACTGGGAGAGCGTGTACTGG GTTTCTGTCACTTTCTCCTGCCAGAAGACCAGTATCCCAAAGGTTTTGCCTTCGACACAGATGATGTTAACTTCCAGACGGAGAACCTTTGCTTCGTTGGCCTCATGTCCATGATTGATCCTCCTCGTGCTGCTGTGCCAGACGCAGTTGGAAAATGTAGATCCGCTGGTATCAAG GTCATTATGGTCACTGGTGACCACCCAATCACAGCCAAAGCCATTGCCAAGGGAGTGGGCATCATCTCAGAGGGAAACGAGACAGTGGAGGACATCGCAGCTCGTCTCAACATACCTGTTGGTCAGGTCAACCCAAG GGATGCCAAAGCTTGTGTGATTCATGGCTCGGACCTGAAGGACTTGTCTCAGGAACAGATGGACGACATCCTGAGGAATCACACAGAGATTGTGTTCGCTCGGACCTCCCCACAGCAGAAACTCATCATTGTGGAGGGATGCCAGAGACAG GGTGCCATTGTCGCTGTGACAGGTGATGGTGTGAATGACTCTCCTGCTCTGAAAAAGGCTGACATCGGTGTTGCCATGGGAATCTCAGGCTCCGATGTGTCCAAACAGGCAGCAGACATGATCTTATTGGATGACAACTTTGCCTCCATTGTCACTGGAGTGGAAGAAG GCCGGTTGATCTTTGATAACCTGAAGAAGTCCATCGCCTACACCTTGACCAGCAACATCCCAGAGATTACCCCCTTCCTGTTCTTCATCATCGCCAACATCCCCCTGCCTCTGGGAACCATCACTATCCTCTGCATCGATTTGGGAACTGACATG GTTCCCGCTATTTCTTTGGCTTATGAAGCAGCCGAGAGCGACATCATGAAGCGTCAGCCCAGGAACCCCTTCAGGGACAAGCTTGTAAACGAGAGGCTCATCAGCATCGCTTATGGACAAATCG GAATGATCCAGGCTTTGGGAGGCTTCTTCAGCTACTTTGTCATCCTGGCTGAAAATGGTTTCCTGCCCAGTCGACTTCTGGGCATCCGACTGGACTGGGATGACCGCAGTTGCAACGACCTGGAAGACAGCTATGGGCAGCAGTGG ACATACGAACAGAGGAAGATTGTCGAGTTTACTTGTCACACAGCCTTCTTTGTCAGCATCGTGGTGGTGCAGTGGGCCGATCTCATCATCTGCAAGACCAGACGTAACTCTGTGTTCCAGCAGGGCATGAA GAACAAGATTTTGATCTTCGGCCTGTTCGAAGAAACTGCCCTGGCTGCCTTCCTGTCCTACTGCCCTGGCATGGATTTGGCTCTCAGGATGTATCCTCTAAA GCCTTCCTGGTGGTTTTGTGCATTCCCATATAGTTTTCTCATCTTTGTTTATGATGAAGTACGAAAACTTATTCTCCGCCGGAACCCTGGCG GTTGGGTGGAGAAGGAGACATATTATTGA